In Vibrio marisflavi CECT 7928, the following are encoded in one genomic region:
- the typA gene encoding translational GTPase TypA, which yields MATPQIDKLRNIAIIAHVDHGKTTLVDKLLQQSGTLESRGEAEERVMDSNDIEKERGITILAKNTAINWNDYRINIVDTPGHADFGGEVERIMSMVDSVLLIVDAVDGPMPQTRFVTQKAFAHGLKPIVVINKIDRPGARPDWVMDQVFDLFDNLGASDDQLDFQVVYASALNGWASLEEGEVGEDMEPLFQAVVDTVEPPKVDVEGSLQMQVSQLDYSSYVGVIGVARVTRGTVAPNQQVTIVSADGSKRNGKVGTVLGYLGLERHEVEQANAGDIVAITGLGELKISDTICDQNNVEAMTPLSVDEPTVTMTFQVNTSPFAGKEGKYVTSRNILERLEKELVHNVALRVEQTEDPDKFRVSGRGELHLSILIENMRREGFELAVSRPEVIIKEEDGQLMEPYETVTIDVVEEHQGGIMENIGLRKGELTDMAPDGKGRVRMDFMMPSRGLIGFQTEFMTLTSGSGLLYHTFDHYGPHKGGEIGQRINGVLISNATGKALTYALFNLQERGRLFAEHADEVYEGQIIGIHNRSNDLTVNCLKGKQLTNVRASGTDDAQVLTPAIKYTLEQALEFIDDDELVEVTPENIRIRKKHLTENDRKRASRAAK from the coding sequence ATGGCCACTCCACAGATTGATAAGTTAAGAAATATCGCGATCATTGCCCACGTTGACCACGGCAAAACAACCTTGGTTGATAAGCTGCTACAGCAGTCAGGCACACTAGAATCTCGCGGTGAAGCTGAAGAGCGAGTCATGGACTCGAACGACATTGAAAAAGAGCGCGGTATTACTATTCTTGCGAAAAATACTGCGATTAACTGGAACGACTACCGAATCAACATCGTAGATACTCCGGGACACGCAGACTTCGGTGGTGAAGTTGAGCGTATCATGTCTATGGTCGACTCTGTGTTGCTTATTGTTGATGCTGTTGATGGTCCAATGCCACAAACACGCTTCGTGACACAAAAAGCGTTTGCACACGGCTTGAAGCCAATTGTTGTTATCAACAAGATTGACCGCCCTGGTGCACGCCCTGATTGGGTTATGGATCAAGTGTTTGACTTGTTTGATAACTTAGGTGCTTCAGATGACCAGCTTGATTTCCAAGTGGTGTACGCATCTGCACTTAATGGTTGGGCAAGCCTAGAAGAAGGTGAAGTAGGCGAGGACATGGAGCCACTATTCCAAGCGGTTGTCGATACAGTTGAACCACCAAAAGTGGACGTTGAAGGCTCGCTACAAATGCAAGTTTCTCAGCTAGACTACAGCTCATATGTAGGTGTTATTGGTGTTGCTCGTGTTACGCGTGGTACTGTTGCTCCAAACCAGCAAGTAACAATTGTGAGTGCAGATGGCAGCAAGCGTAACGGTAAAGTTGGCACTGTACTTGGTTATTTAGGCCTTGAACGCCATGAAGTTGAACAAGCGAATGCTGGTGATATTGTTGCAATTACAGGTCTTGGTGAGCTGAAGATTTCCGACACAATTTGTGACCAAAACAATGTCGAAGCAATGACTCCGCTTTCGGTTGATGAGCCTACTGTAACCATGACTTTCCAAGTCAATACTTCTCCATTTGCTGGTAAAGAAGGTAAGTACGTAACGTCACGTAACATCCTTGAACGCTTGGAAAAAGAACTAGTACACAATGTTGCGCTTCGTGTAGAGCAAACTGAAGACCCTGATAAATTCCGTGTTTCTGGTCGTGGTGAGCTTCACCTTTCTATCTTGATTGAAAATATGCGTCGAGAAGGTTTCGAGCTAGCCGTATCTCGCCCAGAAGTTATCATCAAAGAAGAAGATGGTCAGCTAATGGAACCTTATGAGACAGTTACTATTGATGTGGTAGAAGAGCATCAAGGTGGCATAATGGAAAACATTGGTCTTCGTAAAGGTGAGCTAACCGATATGGCGCCTGACGGCAAAGGCCGTGTACGTATGGACTTTATGATGCCTTCACGTGGTCTTATCGGTTTCCAAACTGAGTTCATGACCCTAACTTCAGGTTCAGGTCTGCTTTATCATACGTTTGATCACTACGGCCCACATAAAGGCGGTGAGATTGGCCAGCGTATCAATGGTGTATTGATTTCAAACGCGACGGGTAAAGCGTTGACTTATGCGCTGTTTAACCTGCAAGAGCGCGGTCGCCTATTTGCTGAGCACGCAGACGAAGTGTACGAAGGCCAAATCATTGGTATTCACAACCGCTCTAACGACCTAACAGTAAACTGCCTAAAAGGCAAGCAGCTGACTAACGTTCGTGCGTCAGGAACTGATGATGCTCAGGTTCTAACACCTGCAATCAAGTACACGTTAGAGCAAGCACTTGAGTTTATCGATGACGATGAACTAGTAGAAGTGACACCAGAAAACATCCGTATTCGTAAGAAACACCTAACGGAAAACGATCGTAAACGTGCAAGTCGCGCGGCGAAATAA
- a CDS encoding bifunctional GNAT family N-acetyltransferase/hotdog fold thioesterase, which translates to MFKLITPKTDNQLNKYYHFRWQMLREPWQMPLGSERDEYDMMSHHRMIVDGRGKPIAIGRLYITPDHEGQVRFMAVKGGRQGKGMGSLVLVALESLARQEGAKRLVCNAREDAIPFYQKNGFEARGELNDQRGPVRHQQMVKQLDPMADVLRKPEWCSELQQRWEKQIPISDKMGIKINQYNGYQFECSAQLNPNLNPHNTMFAGSAFTLATLTGWGMTWLLMKERNLTGDIVLADSRIRYRLPVEFSPVASTSLDGISGDLDRLASGRKARVVINVTIYSGDTPAVDFIGTYMILPNSEGAEQE; encoded by the coding sequence ATGTTTAAACTGATTACGCCAAAAACAGACAATCAGCTAAATAAGTATTATCACTTTCGCTGGCAAATGCTTCGTGAGCCTTGGCAGATGCCTCTTGGCTCTGAGCGTGATGAATACGATATGATGAGTCATCACCGGATGATCGTCGATGGTCGGGGTAAACCAATTGCAATTGGTCGTCTATACATTACGCCTGATCATGAAGGTCAGGTTCGTTTTATGGCGGTTAAAGGTGGTAGGCAAGGTAAAGGTATGGGATCGCTTGTACTGGTTGCTCTAGAATCTCTAGCTCGCCAAGAAGGCGCAAAGAGATTGGTATGTAACGCTCGAGAAGACGCCATTCCGTTTTATCAAAAAAATGGCTTTGAAGCGCGGGGTGAGCTCAACGATCAACGTGGTCCAGTACGTCACCAGCAAATGGTTAAGCAGTTAGACCCGATGGCTGACGTGTTGAGAAAACCAGAGTGGTGTAGCGAGCTGCAGCAACGCTGGGAAAAGCAGATCCCTATCAGCGATAAAATGGGCATCAAAATTAACCAGTACAATGGTTATCAGTTTGAATGCTCTGCGCAATTGAACCCGAACCTAAACCCTCACAACACAATGTTTGCAGGATCGGCATTTACGCTGGCGACGTTGACTGGCTGGGGGATGACTTGGCTTCTGATGAAAGAGCGCAATCTTACTGGAGATATCGTCTTAGCTGATAGCCGCATACGTTACCGCTTGCCAGTAGAGTTTTCTCCTGTCGCTTCGACTTCTTTAGATGGTATAAGTGGAGATCTCGATAGGCTGGCTTCTGGTCGAAAAGCGAGAGTGGTGATTAACGTTACGATTTACAGTGGTGACACCCCTGCCGTAGATTTTATCGGCACCTATATGATTTTGCCTAATAGCGAAGGTGCCGAGCAAGAATAA
- the glnG gene encoding nitrogen regulation protein NR(I): MSKGYVWVVDDDSSIRWVIEKTLSSANIKCETFSDAESVLLALERETPDVLVSDIRMPGIDGIELLNQIQHRSPDLPVIIMTAHSDLDAAVNAYQKGAFEYLPKPFDIDETLALVERAISHSFEQRRGQSIEDNSPQETPEIIGEAPAMQEVFRAIGRLSRSSISVLINGESGTGKELVAHALHRHSPRAKKPFIALNMAAIPKDLIESELFGHEKGAFTGANSVRQGRFEQANGGTLFLDEIGDMPLDIQTRLLRVLADGQFYRVGGHSAIKVDVRIVAATHQDLEKLVQKGDFREDLFHRLNVIRIQIPALRERKQDIEKLTQHFLALASEELGVDMKALHPTTVDILNKLNWPGNVRQLENICRWLTVMASGSEILPRDLPAELLEEKPNYSLAAEMTWQDQLSSWATQALSSGETDILSFALPEFERILLEAALNHTNGHKQDAAKVLGWGRNTLTRKLKELY; the protein is encoded by the coding sequence ATGAGTAAAGGATATGTATGGGTTGTAGACGACGACAGTTCTATCCGATGGGTAATAGAAAAAACGCTCTCTTCAGCCAATATTAAATGTGAAACATTCTCTGATGCCGAAAGTGTTTTGCTCGCCTTAGAACGTGAAACACCAGACGTTTTAGTTTCAGACATTAGAATGCCGGGCATCGACGGCATTGAACTACTCAACCAAATCCAGCATCGCTCACCAGATCTGCCCGTTATTATTATGACGGCACATTCCGATTTAGATGCCGCGGTGAATGCGTATCAAAAAGGCGCATTTGAGTATTTGCCCAAACCATTTGATATCGACGAAACACTCGCACTAGTCGAAAGAGCTATATCGCATAGCTTTGAGCAAAGACGCGGCCAGTCTATTGAAGATAATTCACCACAAGAAACGCCAGAAATTATTGGTGAAGCACCAGCCATGCAAGAAGTATTTCGAGCTATCGGCCGATTATCTCGCTCTTCCATTTCTGTGCTGATTAACGGTGAATCTGGTACAGGTAAAGAGCTGGTAGCACACGCTCTTCATCGCCATAGCCCACGTGCGAAAAAACCATTTATTGCCTTAAATATGGCTGCCATTCCAAAAGATCTGATTGAATCTGAGCTATTTGGCCATGAGAAGGGAGCATTTACGGGAGCAAACAGCGTTAGGCAAGGCCGCTTTGAACAAGCCAATGGCGGAACACTATTTCTCGATGAAATTGGTGATATGCCGCTGGATATCCAAACACGTTTGCTAAGAGTTCTGGCCGATGGGCAGTTTTATCGTGTTGGTGGCCACTCTGCAATCAAAGTAGACGTGCGGATTGTTGCTGCAACTCACCAAGATCTGGAAAAACTAGTACAAAAAGGCGACTTCCGTGAGGATTTGTTTCACCGTCTAAACGTCATCCGAATTCAAATACCAGCGCTAAGGGAAAGAAAGCAAGATATCGAAAAGCTCACTCAGCACTTTCTCGCATTGGCATCGGAAGAACTAGGCGTCGACATGAAAGCGCTTCACCCAACTACAGTCGATATCCTTAACAAGCTAAACTGGCCTGGCAATGTTCGTCAGCTGGAAAATATTTGTCGCTGGCTAACGGTTATGGCTAGCGGCAGTGAGATTCTACCAAGAGATCTTCCAGCTGAATTGTTAGAGGAAAAACCAAACTACTCGCTTGCTGCAGAGATGACTTGGCAAGATCAGTTGTCTAGCTGGGCAACTCAAGCATTGAGCTCTGGAGAAACCGATATACTTTCTTTTGCGCTGCCTGAATTCGAACGTATATTGCTAGAAGCAGCTCTCAATCATACCAATGGCCACAAGCAAGACGCAGCAAAAGTTCTTGGCTGGGGAAGAAACACACTCACCCGTAAACTGAAAGAACTGTACTAG
- the glnL gene encoding nitrogen regulation protein NR(II), with the protein MLMLNESLEVRYANPAAEQLFSQSAKRIVDQPLSNLIQHASMDLALLSQPLQSGQSITDSDVTFVVDGKPLMLEVTVSPVSWESEVLLLVEMRKIDQQRRLSQELNQHAQQQAAKLLVRGLAHEIKNPLGGLRGAAQLLQRMLPDQSLTEYTQIIIEQADRLRGLVDRLLGPQRPGIRKQENLHLVLEKIRQLIELELGNQVMIERDYDPSLPDIMMDTDQIEQALLNIVSNAGQILSNQPNGKITIRTRTVHQANIHGHTHKLAARIEVIDNGPGIPTDLQDTLFYPMVSGREGGTGLGLSISQNLIDQHKGKIDVESWPGRTTFTIYLPI; encoded by the coding sequence ATGCTCATGCTAAATGAGTCTCTTGAAGTGCGCTATGCTAACCCCGCTGCAGAACAATTATTTTCACAAAGCGCGAAACGTATCGTAGACCAGCCTTTATCCAATTTAATCCAGCACGCTTCTATGGATCTTGCACTTCTCTCACAGCCCCTGCAAAGCGGCCAAAGTATCACCGATAGCGATGTTACGTTTGTAGTAGACGGCAAGCCATTGATGCTTGAGGTAACCGTTAGCCCCGTGAGCTGGGAAAGCGAAGTACTCTTGTTAGTTGAAATGAGAAAAATCGACCAGCAGCGTCGATTAAGCCAAGAGCTCAATCAGCATGCTCAACAACAAGCTGCCAAGCTGCTAGTTCGAGGACTCGCGCATGAAATTAAAAACCCTCTTGGCGGGCTGCGAGGTGCTGCGCAGCTATTGCAGAGAATGTTGCCAGATCAAAGCTTAACCGAATATACACAGATAATTATCGAACAAGCCGATAGGTTACGTGGCTTGGTAGACAGGTTGCTTGGCCCACAAAGGCCGGGGATAAGAAAACAAGAGAACCTTCATCTTGTGCTGGAGAAAATTCGCCAACTGATAGAGCTGGAATTGGGCAATCAAGTGATGATTGAGCGAGATTATGACCCTAGCCTGCCAGATATCATGATGGATACCGATCAGATTGAACAAGCACTTCTCAATATTGTCAGCAATGCAGGGCAGATCTTATCTAATCAACCAAATGGCAAAATAACCATTCGCACTAGAACCGTGCACCAAGCCAATATTCATGGCCACACGCACAAACTCGCCGCTCGTATTGAGGTTATCGATAACGGGCCGGGTATTCCAACAGATTTACAAGACACCCTTTTCTACCCGATGGTCAGTGGTAGAGAAGGTGGAACAGGTTTGGGGCTATCAATTTCACAGAACTTAATTGATCAACATAAAGGTAAGATCGACGTGGAGAGCTGGCCAGGCAGAACCACATTTACTATCTACCTACCAATTTAG
- the dtd gene encoding D-aminoacyl-tRNA deacylase, with protein sequence MIALIQRVSEAAVRVNGEVVGEIDKGLLVLLGVEKDDDDAKAKRLMERVSTYRVFEDAEGKMNLNVKQVDGKLLVVSQFTLPADTKKGTRAGFSRGASPEKAEQLYQSFCNHCETVIATERGRFAADMKVSLVNDGPVTFWLQV encoded by the coding sequence GTGATAGCCCTGATACAAAGAGTAAGTGAAGCTGCCGTTAGGGTTAACGGTGAAGTGGTCGGCGAAATAGACAAAGGTCTACTTGTGCTGCTTGGGGTAGAAAAAGATGATGACGATGCCAAAGCAAAAAGATTGATGGAACGCGTGTCTACTTACCGAGTGTTTGAAGATGCGGAAGGGAAAATGAATTTAAACGTTAAGCAAGTTGATGGCAAACTCTTGGTTGTTTCTCAATTTACGTTACCTGCAGATACCAAGAAAGGCACGAGAGCTGGCTTTTCTCGAGGTGCTAGTCCGGAAAAGGCTGAGCAACTTTACCAATCTTTTTGTAACCACTGTGAAACCGTTATTGCAACGGAGCGAGGTCGTTTTGCTGCGGACATGAAAGTGTCGTTAGTGAACGATGGCCCTGTGACGTTTTGGTTGCAAGTCTAG
- a CDS encoding LTA synthase family protein, with protein sequence MNIFKKRLGVLYPIVISALVILALFGISRLVLSIWLYERLPSISDWLTVLGRGVRIDLASVSYLLILPALLATLLSFDNVVGKIWNWLLRVWITAGLWLVVYMEVATPPFILQYDLRPNRNFIEYLIYPKEVFSMLWTGYKLELFISTATTILTLYVGWRWTRSLVSNLHYQKWYWRPFLAILVVAIGVMGARSTLGHRPLNPALVAYSSDPMVNDLILNSSYSVIFAAKQMSSEKSAFDFYPNMPEKEVIEVVRDSMNVGQRKFESSEQPTLTYHQSPKESAPKNIVIVLMESQGARYVKSLGGIDTSPNLDRLMNEGWAFTNMYSTGTRSVRGIEAVITGFTPTPSRAVVKLGKSQTDFFTIADLLKSKGYVTQFVYGGESHFDNMKSFFLGNGFTDIKDLPTFNSPKFVGSWGASDEDLFDKADQEFTKLNKEGKPFFSLVFTSSNHTPYEYPEGTIKHYNSPNATLENAVKYADYAVGKFIDKARKSTYWDDTIFLVIADHDSRATGSLPVPVGHFHIPAIILGKSIPAHIDKRLVSQIDMSPTLLSLAGISGYTPMIGHDLTKKVPLNKQRALMQRDRNFGWLNAQNELVVIRPEKAPATYLYDPKSDSLEEKIVEPEVVRQAKAHALWGSLAYEKDYYKALEDYQNQH encoded by the coding sequence ATGAATATATTCAAAAAGAGACTGGGCGTGCTTTACCCCATTGTTATATCAGCATTGGTTATTTTGGCTCTATTTGGTATCTCTAGGTTGGTATTATCTATATGGCTTTATGAGAGGTTACCCAGCATTAGTGACTGGCTGACGGTATTAGGTAGAGGAGTTCGAATTGATCTAGCGTCAGTAAGCTATTTGTTGATTCTGCCAGCGCTGCTAGCCACGCTTCTGTCATTCGACAATGTTGTTGGTAAAATTTGGAATTGGTTATTACGGGTTTGGATAACCGCTGGACTGTGGCTAGTAGTCTATATGGAAGTTGCCACTCCACCGTTTATTTTACAATATGACCTTAGGCCAAACCGGAACTTTATTGAATACCTTATTTACCCCAAAGAAGTGTTTAGTATGCTCTGGACCGGTTACAAGCTTGAGCTGTTTATTTCGACTGCCACAACCATATTGACCTTATATGTAGGTTGGCGCTGGACTCGCTCTTTGGTTAGCAATCTTCACTACCAAAAGTGGTATTGGCGTCCGTTTTTGGCCATCTTAGTTGTGGCTATTGGTGTTATGGGCGCTCGCTCAACACTGGGGCATCGTCCATTAAATCCAGCGTTAGTTGCGTACTCTAGCGATCCAATGGTGAATGACCTAATTCTAAATTCTTCTTACTCTGTAATATTCGCAGCAAAACAGATGAGCTCTGAAAAAAGTGCCTTTGATTTTTACCCTAACATGCCTGAGAAGGAGGTGATTGAAGTTGTGAGAGACTCAATGAATGTTGGGCAGCGCAAATTTGAATCTAGTGAACAACCAACGTTAACTTATCACCAATCACCAAAAGAAAGTGCCCCAAAAAATATTGTCATTGTTCTGATGGAAAGCCAGGGAGCTCGATATGTTAAAAGCCTTGGTGGCATTGATACTTCACCGAATTTAGATCGGCTAATGAATGAAGGCTGGGCATTCACCAACATGTATTCAACTGGGACACGTTCTGTTCGCGGAATTGAAGCTGTAATTACCGGCTTTACCCCCACACCTTCGCGGGCTGTTGTTAAGCTTGGTAAAAGTCAGACGGATTTTTTTACTATCGCTGACTTACTCAAGTCGAAAGGATATGTCACTCAGTTTGTTTATGGTGGTGAAAGTCACTTCGACAACATGAAAAGCTTTTTCTTAGGCAATGGTTTTACAGATATCAAAGACTTACCAACGTTCAACTCGCCAAAGTTTGTTGGTTCTTGGGGCGCGTCAGATGAAGACCTTTTTGATAAAGCTGATCAAGAATTCACCAAGTTAAACAAAGAAGGAAAACCGTTTTTCAGCTTGGTCTTTACCTCTTCAAACCATACGCCATATGAATACCCTGAAGGAACGATAAAGCATTATAATTCGCCGAATGCGACTCTAGAGAATGCAGTGAAATACGCGGATTATGCGGTTGGTAAGTTTATCGATAAGGCTAGAAAATCTACTTATTGGGATGACACTATTTTCTTAGTGATCGCTGACCATGACTCTAGAGCAACGGGCTCTTTACCTGTTCCTGTTGGGCACTTCCATATTCCAGCCATTATTCTTGGTAAGTCTATTCCTGCTCACATTGATAAGCGGTTAGTTAGTCAGATAGATATGTCACCAACACTACTTTCATTAGCTGGTATTAGCGGCTATACACCTATGATAGGCCACGATTTGACGAAGAAAGTGCCGTTAAATAAGCAGAGGGCGTTGATGCAAAGAGATCGTAACTTTGGTTGGCTCAATGCTCAAAATGAGTTGGTGGTTATTAGGCCGGAAAAAGCACCCGCGACGTACCTTTATGACCCCAAAAGTGACTCATTAGAGGAAAAAATTGTCGAGCCTGAAGTGGTTCGCCAAGCTAAAGCACATGCGTTATGGGGATCGCTAGCTTATGAAAAAGATTATTATAAAGCTCTAGAAGACTATCAAAACCAACATTAA
- a CDS encoding virulence factor BrkB family protein: MLMRSFDPGGSRLKVDNFLIETQGFVRYLFNRIKHDRVNVSAGYLAYISLLSIVPMLTVLLSVLSSVSAFSNVGDTIQDFIITNFVPTAGDAVRQALSEFIANTGKMTAVGSGVLFVAALALIANIDKNLNYIWRVKNKRRAVYSFSMYWMVLTLGPILAGTSIAISSYVVSLKILDYDTITGVYNLMLKWLPFLLSFFTFAGLYILVPNLKVRLYHAMAGAFSAAVLFELSKKLFTLYITHFPSYQLIYGALAAIPILFIWVYLSWFIVLIGAEITAALGEHESWSLKPNVIDFAAQSANSIEGKVSDSPDTKSK; this comes from the coding sequence ATGTTGATGAGGTCATTTGACCCTGGGGGTAGTCGATTGAAAGTCGATAACTTTCTTATTGAAACACAAGGATTTGTTCGTTACCTATTCAATAGGATTAAGCACGATAGAGTGAATGTTAGCGCAGGTTATCTGGCTTATATATCTTTGCTTTCTATCGTGCCGATGTTGACTGTACTTCTATCTGTTTTGTCGTCAGTTTCGGCTTTCTCTAATGTGGGCGATACCATTCAAGACTTCATCATTACTAACTTTGTGCCAACGGCTGGGGATGCGGTTCGCCAAGCATTATCTGAATTTATCGCCAATACAGGAAAAATGACTGCTGTTGGTAGTGGCGTATTGTTTGTAGCTGCTTTGGCTCTGATTGCTAATATTGATAAGAATCTAAATTATATTTGGCGTGTTAAGAATAAACGCCGCGCAGTGTATTCATTTTCGATGTACTGGATGGTTCTCACTTTGGGGCCCATTTTAGCGGGAACCAGTATTGCCATTTCTTCCTACGTCGTATCACTCAAAATTTTGGATTACGATACGATTACTGGCGTGTATAACTTGATGTTGAAATGGCTGCCGTTTTTGCTGTCATTTTTCACTTTTGCTGGCCTGTATATATTGGTGCCAAATCTTAAAGTTCGTTTGTATCATGCAATGGCTGGTGCTTTTTCAGCTGCGGTTTTGTTTGAGTTAAGCAAAAAGCTATTTACGCTTTACATCACACATTTTCCTTCTTATCAATTGATATATGGTGCTTTGGCCGCTATTCCCATATTGTTTATTTGGGTATATTTAAGTTGGTTCATTGTTTTAATTGGTGCTGAGATCACCGCTGCGTTGGGTGAGCATGAAAGCTGGAGCTTGAAACCGAACGTGATAGACTTTGCTGCTCAGTCAGCGAACAGCATCGAAGGAAAAGTAAGTGATAGCCCTGATACAAAGAGTAAGTGA
- the glnA gene encoding glutamate--ammonia ligase, translating into MSVENVLSLIQENEVKFVDLRFTDTKGKEQHISIPAHQIDADFFEEGKMFDGSSVAGWKGINESDMVMMPDASSAVLDPFTEDATLNVRCDILEPSTMQGYDRDPRSIAKRAEDFMRSTGIADSVLIGPEPEFFLFDDVKFSTNMSGSFYKVDDVEASWNSGADFEEGNKGHRPGVKGGYFPVAPVDSSQDIRSAMCLVMEEMGLVVEAHHHEVATAGQNEIATRFNTLTNKADEIQIYKYVVHNVAHAFGKTATFMPKPLVGDNGSGMHVHQSLAKDGVNLFAGDKYGGLSETALYYIGGIIKHARAINAFANASTNSYKRLVPGFEAPVMLAYSARNRSASIRIPVVPSPKARRIEVRFGDPTANPYLCFAAMLMAGLDGIKNKLHPGDAMDKDLYDLPAEEAAEIPTVAYSLKEALQSLDSDREFLTAGGVFSDDFINSYIELKEQEVERVNMTTHPVEFELYYSV; encoded by the coding sequence ATGTCAGTAGAAAATGTTCTTTCACTTATCCAAGAGAACGAAGTTAAGTTTGTCGATCTACGTTTCACAGATACAAAAGGTAAAGAGCAGCACATCTCTATTCCTGCTCATCAAATCGATGCTGACTTTTTTGAAGAAGGTAAGATGTTCGATGGTTCTTCAGTTGCTGGCTGGAAAGGTATCAACGAATCAGACATGGTGATGATGCCTGATGCTTCTTCTGCGGTACTTGACCCATTCACTGAAGATGCCACTCTAAACGTTCGTTGTGACATTTTAGAGCCTTCAACTATGCAAGGCTACGATCGCGATCCTCGCTCTATCGCCAAACGCGCAGAAGATTTCATGCGTTCTACAGGGATTGCAGACTCTGTATTGATCGGTCCTGAGCCAGAGTTCTTCTTGTTTGATGACGTTAAATTCTCTACGAATATGTCTGGTTCATTCTACAAAGTCGACGATGTTGAAGCATCTTGGAACTCAGGTGCAGACTTCGAAGAAGGTAACAAAGGGCATCGTCCAGGAGTAAAAGGCGGTTATTTCCCTGTTGCTCCTGTTGATTCCTCTCAAGATATCCGCTCTGCAATGTGCCTAGTGATGGAAGAGATGGGCCTTGTGGTTGAAGCACACCACCATGAAGTAGCAACAGCAGGCCAGAACGAAATCGCAACTCGTTTCAACACACTTACGAACAAAGCAGATGAAATCCAAATCTATAAATACGTTGTTCACAACGTTGCTCACGCATTTGGTAAAACGGCTACCTTCATGCCTAAGCCACTTGTTGGTGACAACGGCAGCGGTATGCATGTTCACCAATCTCTAGCAAAAGATGGTGTTAACCTATTTGCTGGCGACAAGTATGGTGGCCTATCTGAAACAGCGCTTTACTACATCGGTGGTATCATCAAGCACGCACGCGCAATCAACGCATTTGCAAACGCATCTACAAACTCATACAAGCGTCTAGTCCCTGGCTTTGAAGCACCTGTAATGCTTGCATACTCTGCACGTAACCGTTCTGCATCTATCCGTATCCCAGTGGTGCCAAGTCCAAAAGCGCGTCGTATCGAAGTTCGTTTTGGCGATCCAACGGCGAACCCATACTTATGCTTTGCTGCAATGCTAATGGCTGGTCTTGACGGTATTAAGAACAAGCTTCACCCAGGTGATGCTATGGATAAAGACTTATACGACCTTCCAGCAGAAGAAGCTGCAGAAATCCCAACAGTGGCATACTCACTAAAAGAAGCTCTGCAATCTCTAGACTCAGATCGTGAGTTCCTAACAGCTGGCGGTGTATTCTCTGATGACTTCATCAACTCTTACATTGAACTGAAAGAGCAAGAAGTAGAGCGTGTAAACATGACGACTCACCCAGTTGAGTTTGAGCTTTACTACTCGGTATAA